Below is a window of Haloterrigena alkaliphila DNA.
AGAGGCGATCGATTCCGACGGACCGCGAATCGCCCGTCGGAGAACCAGTAATCCGGGGCGACGAATCGGTTGCCGGGACGCGCGCCCGTGAGGCCGTCCAGTTCGATCCCGACGACCCGGAGAGCCTCGCGGACGCGGCCGAGACCGTCCGCGAGTTCGCCAGCGGCGCGACTAACGACGATCACCTCTACATGTTGCGCGGTGCCGCGGCCTGTGCCGCTCTCGTTCGCGGCGAAGGATCGTACAAGGCTGCGGCCGAACGCGCGGGCGGCGACGCGACGGTTTCGTTCATTCGGAAGTGGGCCCGCGTTCACGACCTCCCGCGATCGGTCCGCAAACAGGTCGCGCTCGGGCAGATCGCGCCGACGGCCGCCAAACACATCGCTCGCGTCGGCGGCGAAGCGCGCCATCTTCTCGCCTGGGCTACCCTCGACGGCGAGCTCACCGTCCGCGAGGTCCGCAGCGTCGCCAGTGCCACCAACGACGGCACCCCGATCGAACAGGCACTGGCCGATCACGGCGTCGTCCTCGGCCAACTTGAGCTGACACTCTCCCCTGCGACGTACCGTAATCTCCGACGTCGCGCATCTATCGACGGCGTCGAACCAGGGGAACTCGTCAGCGAAGCCCTTGAACAGTACTTCGACTGATTGTCGGATCGATTCGGCTCCAATCGAACGACACAGCGTCGCCTGACGGCGTCGGATCGACGAAGAAAGAAACGTTTAACCATCGTTCGCCGGAAGTAGCATTCAGAGGGCCGGTAGCTCAGTCTGGCAGAGCGTCTGGCTTTTAACCAGACGGTCGCGTGTTCAAATCGCGCCCGGCCCGCTTTCCTGTCGCGAACAACTTCGTGAGCGACAGGTAACGGATCCGGAGCGATTTGAACGCAGGGAGGGCGCGCGCAGCGAAGCGAGCACGTCCGACCGTGTGTTCAAATCGCGCCCGGCCCGCTTGTGCGACGAACAACTTCGTGAGGAGCAAAGCGGCTATAGCGATTTGAAGTAGACGAGTCGCAGTCCGCGAGCGAGCGCAGCGAGCGAACCGGAACGTCTCGGAGTAGTTCAAATCGCGCCCAGCATGCTTCTGCGCTACTCATTCACACGAGGAGTGAACGTAGCTGTTGCTCACGAAGTGAGTTATGACAGTAACGACGGTTCGGACTCGAACTCTAGAAGCTCGCTGTTCGCTGCAATCGAACCGATCGGTTCGCGTTCGCTCTCGACGAAGTGACGCTCAGAAAAGCCAAGGGCCGGATTTCAGGTGGAAGCATACAAGCCAAGACGTTCTGGGGAGTAATATGGCTAACGCCGATCCACGCGAAGAAGTCGACACCTTGCGGAAGCGGTTAGAGGGGAGTGGCGAGGATCGACGGTACGTTCAATTCGACGTAGACAGGCACCACCTGTTGAAAATGTCCGACAACATTCGTCTCACTCCGAGCCAAATTGGGGAGCACAGGCACCTGAAGCTTCTACGGCATTGCACACGAATGGCGCAAGTTTCGACGCCGCCTTCTATCGAAGATTTCGAGGACAACGACGAAGCCGTTGATGCTGGTGTCGAAAACAACGATGATGTAGATAGGCTCCTTGAGGAGCATGGTCTCCTCGGTCTCGCCCTTGAGTATCGTGCCGCCGCCGAAGCAATTGTGAGATGGATCCACAACGAGTATACGAACGAGCATACCAACCAGGATTACCGGACCGCGTTACGCTCATTTGGCCGCTATCGGCTCAAGAGAGATGAGCCGCCAGAAAGTCTCCACTGGATCCCGACGGGAACGAGTAACGATTTCAACCCAGTTCCTTCGGAGCGTGATCTACTGCGGTTCGAGGAAGACATCCAGCCGATGTTGGATGCATGTCGGAACCCTCGTGACCGTGCCCTGATCGCAGTTCAATTCGAGGCGGGTCTGCGAGGGGGAGAACTTTGGAACCTCCGAATCGGCGATATCTTTGATTCGGATCACTCGGTCGGGATCCATTCGGATGGCAAGAGAGGTGAGAAACCGGTGCATCTCATTATGTCGGTTCCGTATCTCCAAAAATGGCTAAACGAACACCCCACTGGTGACGACGATCAAGCTTACCTGTGGACGAAACTTGATAGCCCAGGACGTCCGTCTCGGAGTACCTGGTACGGTTATTTCAAGGGGCCGGCAAAGCGGGCTGGCGTAACAAAGGACGTACACCCGACGAATCTCCGGAAATCAAACACACGGTGGCTGATCAAGCTTGGTATGTCGACAGCTCGGATTGAGGATCGACAAGGGCGAAAACGTGGTAGCGAACATACCGCCCGCTACTTAGCTCGGTTCGGCGCCGAATCGAATGAGCGAGCCTACGCCAAGCTTCACGGTATTGAGGTTGATGAGGAGGAGGACGAGAACGAGGTCGGTCCTGTGGAATGTCCGCGGTGTCACAGAGAGACACCGCGCCACGAGGACTTTTGTGTCTGGTGCCATCACGCCCTTTCCTTCGAGGCGACTGAAGACGTTGATAATCTCCAAGACGACATGTTCACAGCTGCTGGAGAAGCCGACGAAAGCCAGTTCAATGATCTGGAGGAAGCCCGCCGGCTCATCAGCGAGAACCCAGCGTTACGTCGTGTGTTATTGAACGAGTAGTTCAGTCCCCGTTTTCGCTTTCCTCAAGATGGTTCAGCGCGTTCTCGAAGTAGGGAGCTATCGGTAGGTCCGAGTCCGCGAGCCGTTCGAATAGCTCGCGGTGTTCGTCGATGATCTTGTTGACATCGGTGGGCTCCGTGGACCCGTTGGTGGCCGGTCCATTATTCATCCCGATCACCCTTAGGTGTCCTATTCAGGTGGTGCGATAAGCCAGGCCATCGTCGCAAGGAAGGCAAAGGATGGGTAACTGCTACTAGAGCTCTTCGAGCTGACCAACAAGTCAACCCACTCCACGCCTTACGTTGCGGAGTATCCGTGCACTTGATTCGTCGTTGATCCGACCCTGTCGGATGACTCAGCCAGTATCGACACCTTGTCCGAAAACTGCACCACGACGAACAGATGTTGGGGGCTCCTTGACGGTGGCTACACGGCTGCGGTAACTCCTCTATCCAGGATCCAGCCAACTGGAAACATCGGTGGCGGAAACGTAGATATCTCCATCCGTGAGGCAGGAGATCGTGGCAACGTACCCTACAGAAACACCGATTTGTCTGTTTCCGTAATTGGCTACCAGCGTGTCGGGATTGGTGTAGTTCGTATTGGTGAGTGTGTGTCGTGAATCGTGTTAGATCCATTCTTCGTCCAAGTTTGAACGGACTGCATGATCCCGAGTCGAAAACCGACGAATCTCTGCACAACAGTTTAGACTTTTGCGACGAAATATGGCACTACGGGCCTCGGTATCACTGGTCCGTGTACTTGTCTCGAGCACCTGCGGCCATCCCGGCCAAAGGAACTGGGTCGCAGGTGCCGAGCAGTCCAATTTCATTGCTCCGTCATTGTGTCCTGTCTTCGTTGATCTCCCCAACTCGTATGTTCTATTTCCCTCTGAGCTGCGTACTCGATCAGAGGTGGGATCCAGTATCGGGCACACCGATGTTAGTCGGGATCCTTTCTCGAGCATCGTTGTCTCGTACGGTACAGTAGATACAACGAGCGGAGCCGTTAAATGCCTACGTGTTAAGTAGTAGTTCGTCGAAAACCTACGAAATGGACGGGCCAATTGTACCAGATGACCTGCTTGAGCGCGCCGAGGGACACGAGACTCTATCGGACCTTCTTGAGAATGAAACTAAGATAATCGACATTCTCGAGGAGCACGCGGGAGATGATGGCGGATTTACAAAGATAGAGATACACTCTGACGGGGTTGAACTGAAGAAGGAACCGCGAGGAATTCTTTCGCATCCGGATCGAGAATATCTCTGGGGGTTCCGTGAGTACCAACATCCACAATCCGAATCAAATCGGAAGAAGGAAATCCGTGAGCGGGTTGGATATGGTCTCAAGGACTTCATCTATCTCGATCAGTTCCTCGACGACGAAGAGCGAGAAAGGATCTTCCAAGAAGAGTTCGACGAGGAAGAACTCCAAGACAGCATAACGTCATTAGTGGCATTTGTCTATCTTGGCCTCCAACAAGACGAAGCTTGGTTTGAAGAGCTCTTAGAACGTGGAATCCTTCACGGTGCAAATAGTGAGACGCAGGAACGGGGGGCTGGCGAAGCGACTGACGTGACTGTCTCAATCGATATCGAATACAACCCCGACGTCGAAAGCCTCACCCAACGGCTGAAAGATGGTGATCATCTTACCCCGGCCGAAATCGGTGTTTTGGCACGGGCTGGGGAGCTCGACCCGAGCGACTTAGAGAGGCTAGAAGACACCAAAAGCCCGTCCACCCCGATGACTTTTCAGGTCGAGAGAGATTAGGGTGATGGCGAGGAATAACGGTAGTTCGAGAGAAAGCAATCGGTGCAACCCTCTGCGGGTCAGTACTCGAAAGTCCAGATCATTCTACAGCGTCCGTGAGATAACATTAACCGTCGCTCTCAATACGTCGTCTACTGCCGGAGACCTTGCGGATGAACTCGAGTGTTCGTGACGGACGGTGAGCCGCGTGCTCGCCCGGTTCGCCGACATCCGCTATCTGGACGGGACGAGACAAAGAACGACGTGGTGAACGAGTACCAGATACGCGAGGATCCAGGCTCCGACAATGTCGACCTTCCCGACTTCGTCCTTGAGGACGACCGGACGAGACGCTACTCCAAGAATACTATACGTGGAATGTCCGGGTGAGTTCCCAAGAATCGGGCGCTGATAGCTCGACCCAGTGATCCGGGACGATGTTACCCGCTCCCGGGGCGATCGCGGCAGGGTTTCCACCCGGCTAACTCCGTCTATACGGGTTCTGTCCGGGTACATTAGCCCTCGAAACCCAGCGACGGCTCTAACCTCCCAATATTCGCCGAACAGGCCGACGCGGATCATTTTCAGCCGCCCTCTGAGGAAGCTACTAAGATGGTGTACCTCCGCGCCAGAATTGTCAGAATCACAGTATAGATATTATCTTTGTAAATACCCAATCAGGAGACGGCACAGGGGTGATCTCTCCAAGGGTTTGTTAAAGCCAATTGACTAATGATCTTCCCTCCCGTATAGAGAGTGGATGTCCCATCCCACCTCACAGAAATTTGGTATGAGCGAAGAAAAAGAAACTTTCGCGAGAGCGATCGAGTACTTATTATTCAAGAGGCAGGGCTCGTACGAGCCAGAAGCTGAAACTCGAGACGACAGGCCGGAGCTGACGGTCCTCGGGTCACCAACGTACAACCTGGAACAAAACGAGATGTATCTCGACTCGGTTGGTCCTGATGAGGCGCCGTACGTCCTGGTGTTCGATTTTGACGAGCAGACGGTGGGCCACGCTTACGGCACCTATGAAGATCAACAGTTCCCAGGCACCGTAACGAATATCCATTTCCCCGAGGACTGAATTCATAAACTATTTCCAGTAGTTAACAACAATTTCTTTTCATTGTGAAGGTCTATACCTGTTGAACACCCTGTTTCTCGTCGCCTCGACGCGACCTCGAGCACGTGGGACTCGGCGACCGACACGTTTCAATTCGATGCTGGGTTTCTCCGTTGCCTCGACCGAACATTTCCGAAACACCGCGTTCGACCGCAATGGTGTTACAATCCCGCGCTGGGTTTCTACGTCGCCTCGACCCGTCTTCCCGGAGTCCTTGACCATCGTGACGGTGAGTTTCAATCCCGTGCTGGGTTTCTATGGCGTCTCGACACAACGGAGACGATCCTCGAACTGCTCCCGATGTTGTTTCAATCCCGGACTGGGTTTATAGGTCATCTCGACTGTTTGAGCCGCCGGCTCAGCAGATGTTGGACATTGTGTTTCAGTCCTGTGGGGGTTTCTACGTCGTCTCGACCGTCGCGATCGGCCAGCTACTCGGAGGGCTGTGACCATGTTTCAATCCTGTGCTGGGTTTCTACGTCGTCTCGACTTTCGGACGCGACCGGGTGGGTGATCCACCGGATGTTTCAATCCCGTGGTGGGTTTCTACGCCGTCTGGACGCGATCTCGTCGGCTGTGGAAAGGACAAGGTGGCGGAGTTTCAATCCCGAGCTGGGTTTCTACGCC
It encodes the following:
- a CDS encoding DUF7119 family protein; the protein is MTDNRPGDRSRRRRAERRSIPTDRESPVGEPVIRGDESVAGTRAREAVQFDPDDPESLADAAETVREFASGATNDDHLYMLRGAAACAALVRGEGSYKAAAERAGGDATVSFIRKWARVHDLPRSVRKQVALGQIAPTAAKHIARVGGEARHLLAWATLDGELTVREVRSVASATNDGTPIEQALADHGVVLGQLELTLSPATYRNLRRRASIDGVEPGELVSEALEQYFD
- a CDS encoding tyrosine-type recombinase/integrase, giving the protein MANADPREEVDTLRKRLEGSGEDRRYVQFDVDRHHLLKMSDNIRLTPSQIGEHRHLKLLRHCTRMAQVSTPPSIEDFEDNDEAVDAGVENNDDVDRLLEEHGLLGLALEYRAAAEAIVRWIHNEYTNEHTNQDYRTALRSFGRYRLKRDEPPESLHWIPTGTSNDFNPVPSERDLLRFEEDIQPMLDACRNPRDRALIAVQFEAGLRGGELWNLRIGDIFDSDHSVGIHSDGKRGEKPVHLIMSVPYLQKWLNEHPTGDDDQAYLWTKLDSPGRPSRSTWYGYFKGPAKRAGVTKDVHPTNLRKSNTRWLIKLGMSTARIEDRQGRKRGSEHTARYLARFGAESNERAYAKLHGIEVDEEEDENEVGPVECPRCHRETPRHEDFCVWCHHALSFEATEDVDNLQDDMFTAAGEADESQFNDLEEARRLISENPALRRVLLNE